The stretch of DNA ACCGGACTCGTGCGCCAGCTTCACCGCGGCGAGCGCGATGTCGACGATGTCGAACTCGTCGCCCAGCGACTCGATCACGACGCGGAACTGCTCCAGGCGGTCACCGGCGAGCAGGCTCTCCTGCAGGGCGGCGCGGGTCATCTCGAGCCGGCGCGTCCGGAGGTCGGCGACCGTGGGCAGCTTCTCGATCGCGAATCGCTGCTTGGTGAGCTGCTCGATGGCTTTGAGCATGCGGTGCTCGCGCGGCTCGGCCAGGGTGATCGCCACACCTTCGCGGCCGGCCCGCCCGACCCGGCCGATGCGGTGCACATACGCCTCGGGTGCCGAGGGTACGTTGTAGTTGACCACGTGGGTCAGCAGGTCGATGTCGAGGCCGCGGGCGGCGACGTCGGTGGCGATGAGCAGATCGGCCGTGCCGCTGCGCAGCCGCCCCATCACCCGGTCGCGCTGCTCCTGGCTCATCCCGCCGTGCAGCGGCTCGGCACGGTAGCCCCGGCCGTTGAGAGTCTCGGTGAGCTGGTCCACCTCTTCGCGGGTCCGGCAGAAGACGATCGCCGCCGTCGGCGACTCGACGTCCAGGATCCGGCCCAGAGCCGCGGGCTTGTGCGCCCGGGAGACCATGTAGGCGCTCTGGCGGACCTTCGGCGCCTCCCCGCGCGGGGTCTCCTGGCGGCCCATCTCGATCCGCACCGGGTCGCGCAGGTAGCGGCGGGCGATGGCGCCGATGCGCGCGGGCACGGTGGCGGAGAAGAGCACGGTCTGCCGCTCGTCGCTGATCTCGTCGAAGATCGCCTCGATGTCCTCGGCGAAACCCATGTCGAGCATCTCGTCGGCCTCGTCCAGCACCACCGTCACGATCTCGCTGAGATCGAGCGTGCCGCGGCTGATGTGGTCGAGGGCCCGCCCCGGCGTGGCGACGACGACGTCGACGCCGCGCTGCAGGGCCTGCAGCTGCCGTCCGATCGGCTGGCCGCCGTAGATCGGCAGCACCCGCACACCCAGCTCGCGGCCGTACCGGTGGAACGCCTGGGAGACCTGCTCCGCCAGCTCCCGGGTCGGAACGAGCACCAGCGCCGCCGGTTTGCTCCCCCGGTCCTCGACGGTGAGCCACTGCAGG from Allocatelliglobosispora scoriae encodes:
- a CDS encoding DEAD/DEAH box helicase encodes the protein MVPSEEAVSFTDVGLRSELVKALTDLGYEEPTPIQREAIPPILAGRDLLGQAATGTGKTAAFALPILQWLTVEDRGSKPAALVLVPTRELAEQVSQAFHRYGRELGVRVLPIYGGQPIGRQLQALQRGVDVVVATPGRALDHISRGTLDLSEIVTVVLDEADEMLDMGFAEDIEAIFDEISDERQTVLFSATVPARIGAIARRYLRDPVRIEMGRQETPRGEAPKVRQSAYMVSRAHKPAALGRILDVESPTAAIVFCRTREEVDQLTETLNGRGYRAEPLHGGMSQEQRDRVMGRLRSGTADLLIATDVAARGLDIDLLTHVVNYNVPSAPEAYVHRIGRVGRAGREGVAITLAEPREHRMLKAIEQLTKQRFAIEKLPTVADLRTRRLEMTRAALQESLLAGDRLEQFRVVIESLGDEFDIVDIALAAVKLAHESGGGEIDEQEIPDHSEEINRRPQRSEPERRAGKRAGRGDGGGTTRLFFGLGRRANVRPQDLVGAIANEAGLSGRNIGAIEIADRFSLVEVPTEAADKVIDALRNSTIKGKRVTVRREGFSAAKRPR